A window from Candidatus Methylomirabilis sp. encodes these proteins:
- a CDS encoding DUF1850 domain-containing protein: MARIVRRAAPLAAGAALLLTLVPVRALTVREAGSGQLLYAARVQAGEAVSLEYMHSVDRVPVTGRFRVAADGALTLEETVAPAFGAGLPRLGPGEPYRLTGGLLRSPESVRLTELPLLVHPVARMQLSLRGREVPLAALPGAPARVRVRVERLPALRLLLAS; encoded by the coding sequence GTGGCCCGCATCGTGCGGAGGGCCGCCCCCCTGGCCGCGGGGGCGGCCCTCCTCCTCACCCTGGTCCCGGTCCGGGCTTTGACCGTCCGGGAGGCCGGGAGCGGGCAGCTGCTGTACGCCGCCCGCGTACAGGCCGGGGAGGCCGTGTCCCTCGAGTACATGCACTCGGTGGACCGCGTCCCGGTGACCGGCCGCTTCCGGGTGGCCGCGGATGGCGCGCTCACCCTGGAGGAGACGGTAGCGCCCGCCTTCGGCGCCGGCCTCCCGCGCCTCGGCCCCGGGGAGCCCTACCGGCTCACCGGCGGCCTGCTCCGGTCGCCCGAGAGCGTGCGCCTCACGGAGCTGCCCCTTCTCGTCCACCCGGTGGCCCGGATGCAGCTCTCCCTCCGGGGGCGCGAGGTCCCCCTCGCCGCCCTGCCGGGCGCCCCGGCTCGCGTGCGGGTGCGGGTGGAGCGCCTCCCGGCGCTGCGGCTGCTGCTCGCCTCCTGA